One Solanum lycopersicum chromosome 2, SLM_r2.1 genomic region harbors:
- the LOC101250463 gene encoding E3 ubiquitin-protein ligase WAV3-like isoform X2 translates to MVLGWRRAFCTSIPRDRDTKEKQDNTNPTPSPRINSKFGFFSNPSTPRFQSPPVSSSILRCRTTAAPATVQAASAPGSPKLQCKTKNSPRFFNRSTPSSPRSPSTFSLLKSSLRFSKTKCGTCLQTVKTGQGTAIFTAECSHSFHFPCIAALLRKQTALVCPVCHAEWKELPLLSIHDTQKPVKVEEKTIREVSPSPKAKGDVKFTTETNFQGRPILKVYNDDEPLMSPTSGARFNPIPESDEYDEESDNVVEEFQGFFVDANVKPLKDSLVNFTNFEARLLPEAAVVSVGRSYETYVIILKLKAPSALTRTARRAPIDLVMVLDVSGKMKAQNIQMMKRAMRLVISSLSTSDRLSIVAFSTTSKRLLPLRRMTTSGKRSARRIVDAIVALDGTGTSASDALKKAAKVLEDRRERNPVASIMLLSDCPNDRLTTTISTNQRYQSTIVSTCTRLNNSEIPVHSIGLNQSNDDVFKKFIGGIINVVVQDLRVQVGFVSGSAPAEVAAVYSYTNRPAALGSGSLRLGDFYAEEERELLVELKVPTSAIGTHHVLSVRCSYKDPSTQELVYCKEQALLVPRPHAVRSSTPNIQRLRDLFISTRAMAESKRLIERNDLTGAHHMLSSARALLVQSNSSSAGEFVHGLETELSELHYRRQNQAQSQSQQPHRRRINVHQREDDKAEPLTPTSAWRAAERLAKVAIMRKSLNRVSDLHGFEDARF, encoded by the exons ATGGTTTTGGGATGGCGAAGAGCTTTTTGTACATCGATCCCCAGAGATCGAGATACTAAAGAAAAGCAAGACAACACAAACCCAACTCCGAGTCCAAGAATCAATTCCAAATTTGGGTTTTTCTCTAACCCTTCAACCCCACGCTTCCAGTCTCCCCCAGTTTCCAGTTCAATACTCCGTTGCCGGACCACCGCTGCTCCTGCCACTGTTCAGGCGGCGTCAGCCCCTGGAAGTCCAAAGCTTCAATGCAAAACCAAAAACAGCCCCCGGTTTTTTAATCGCTCTACACCATCTTCTCCACGTTCACCTTCTACTTTTTCGCTTCTCAAATCCAGCTTACGTTTTTCTAAG ACTAAGTGCGGCACGTGCTTACAGACGGTGAAGACTGGGCAAGGAACTGCTATTTTCACGGCTGAGTGCTCTCACAGTTTTCATTTTCCATGTATAGCAGCTCTGTTAAGGAAACAAACAGCCCTTGTGTGTCCTGTTTGCCACGCTGAATGGAAGGAGCTACCTCTATTGTCGATACACGATACTCAAAAACCAGTAAAAGTTGAAGAGAAAACAATTAGAGAAGTATCTCCATCACCTAAAGCAAAAGGAGATGTCAAATTCACAACCGAAACCAACTTTCAGGGAAGGCCTATTTTGAAGGTATACAATGATGATGAGCCACTGATGTCTCCAACTTCTGGTGCTCGGTTCAATCCGATACCAGAATCTGATGAGTATGATGAAGAGAGTGATAATGTGGTGGAAGAATTTCAAGGATTTTTCGTGGACGCAAACGTGAAGCCGTTGAAGGATAGTTTGGTCAATTTTACCAACTTCGAGGCGAGGTTATTGCCTGAAGCAGCCGTTGTATCTGTTGGCCGGAGTTATGAAACGTATGTCATAATATTGAAACTTAAAGCTCCATCGGCGTTGACAAGGACAGCCCGAAGAGCACCTATTGATCTTGTGATGGTGCTTGATGTTAGTGGGAAAATGAAAGCTCAGAATATCCAAATGATGAAACGTGCCATGAGGTTAGTAATATCATCGCTATCCACATCCGATCGGCTTTCAATTGTTGCCTTCTCCACAACCTCCAAACGGCTTTTACCATTACGGAGAATGACAACAAGCGGAAAACGATCGGCACGTCGCATTGTAGATGCTATTGTCGCTCTAGATGGAACAGGAACCAGTGCAAGCGACGCTCTCAAAAAGGCTGCGAAAGTTTTAGAAGATCGAAGAGAGCGTAACCCCGTCGCTAGCATCATGCTCTTATCAGACTGTCCAAATGATCGTCTCACCACCACCATCTCCACCAATCAACGGTATCAATCTACCATCGTTTCCACCTGCACGCGCCTCAACAACTCGGAGATTCCGGTACATTCAATCGGACTGAACCAATCGAACGATGATGTATTCAAAAAATTCATCGGAGGCATAATAAATGTCGTCGTTCAGGATCTTCGAGTTCAAGTGGGATTCGTTTCCGGTTCGGCGCCGGCGGAAGTAGCGGCGGTTTATTCATACACAAACCGGCCCGCTGCTCTAGGTTCCGGTTCTCTCCGACTCGGCGATTTCTACGCCGAGGAAGAAAGGGAATTGTTGGTGGAACTAAAAGTTCCCACGTCAGCAATTGGGACCCACCATGTATTGTCCGTTCGATGCTCTTACAAAGACCCATCAACTCAAGAGCTCGTATACTGTAAAGAACAAGCTCTTTTGGTCCCACGTCCCCACGCCGTTCGATCATCTACCCCTAATATCCAACGGCTCAGAGATCTTTTCATTTCCACTCGAGCCATGGCTGAGTCTAAGCGATTGATTGAACGAAACGACTTAACCGGCGCGCACCACATGTTATCCTCTGCTCGTGCTTTGTTAGTTCAATCGAATTCCAGCTCAGCTGGTGAATTCGTTCACGGCTTAGAAACCGAGCTGTCTGAGCTTCATTACAGAAGGCAAAATCAAGCTCAGTCTCAGTCTCAGCAGCCACATCGACGAAGAATAAATGTACATCAAAGAGAAGATGATAAAGCTGAGCCGCTTACACCTACATCGGCTTGGAGAGCCGCTGAACGGCTAGCTAAAGTGGCTATCATGAGAAAATCGTTGAATAGAGTCAGTGATTTACACGGCTTCGAAGATGCAagattttag
- the LOC101250463 gene encoding E3 ubiquitin-protein ligase WAVH1-like isoform X1, whose product MVLGWRRAFCTSIPRDRDTKEKQDNTNPTPSPRINSKFGFFSNPSTPRFQSPPVSSSILRCRTTAAPATVQAASAPGSPKLQCKTKNSPRFFNRSTPSSPRSPSTFSLLKSSLRFSKQTKCGTCLQTVKTGQGTAIFTAECSHSFHFPCIAALLRKQTALVCPVCHAEWKELPLLSIHDTQKPVKVEEKTIREVSPSPKAKGDVKFTTETNFQGRPILKVYNDDEPLMSPTSGARFNPIPESDEYDEESDNVVEEFQGFFVDANVKPLKDSLVNFTNFEARLLPEAAVVSVGRSYETYVIILKLKAPSALTRTARRAPIDLVMVLDVSGKMKAQNIQMMKRAMRLVISSLSTSDRLSIVAFSTTSKRLLPLRRMTTSGKRSARRIVDAIVALDGTGTSASDALKKAAKVLEDRRERNPVASIMLLSDCPNDRLTTTISTNQRYQSTIVSTCTRLNNSEIPVHSIGLNQSNDDVFKKFIGGIINVVVQDLRVQVGFVSGSAPAEVAAVYSYTNRPAALGSGSLRLGDFYAEEERELLVELKVPTSAIGTHHVLSVRCSYKDPSTQELVYCKEQALLVPRPHAVRSSTPNIQRLRDLFISTRAMAESKRLIERNDLTGAHHMLSSARALLVQSNSSSAGEFVHGLETELSELHYRRQNQAQSQSQQPHRRRINVHQREDDKAEPLTPTSAWRAAERLAKVAIMRKSLNRVSDLHGFEDARF is encoded by the exons ATGGTTTTGGGATGGCGAAGAGCTTTTTGTACATCGATCCCCAGAGATCGAGATACTAAAGAAAAGCAAGACAACACAAACCCAACTCCGAGTCCAAGAATCAATTCCAAATTTGGGTTTTTCTCTAACCCTTCAACCCCACGCTTCCAGTCTCCCCCAGTTTCCAGTTCAATACTCCGTTGCCGGACCACCGCTGCTCCTGCCACTGTTCAGGCGGCGTCAGCCCCTGGAAGTCCAAAGCTTCAATGCAAAACCAAAAACAGCCCCCGGTTTTTTAATCGCTCTACACCATCTTCTCCACGTTCACCTTCTACTTTTTCGCTTCTCAAATCCAGCTTACGTTTTTCTAAG CAGACTAAGTGCGGCACGTGCTTACAGACGGTGAAGACTGGGCAAGGAACTGCTATTTTCACGGCTGAGTGCTCTCACAGTTTTCATTTTCCATGTATAGCAGCTCTGTTAAGGAAACAAACAGCCCTTGTGTGTCCTGTTTGCCACGCTGAATGGAAGGAGCTACCTCTATTGTCGATACACGATACTCAAAAACCAGTAAAAGTTGAAGAGAAAACAATTAGAGAAGTATCTCCATCACCTAAAGCAAAAGGAGATGTCAAATTCACAACCGAAACCAACTTTCAGGGAAGGCCTATTTTGAAGGTATACAATGATGATGAGCCACTGATGTCTCCAACTTCTGGTGCTCGGTTCAATCCGATACCAGAATCTGATGAGTATGATGAAGAGAGTGATAATGTGGTGGAAGAATTTCAAGGATTTTTCGTGGACGCAAACGTGAAGCCGTTGAAGGATAGTTTGGTCAATTTTACCAACTTCGAGGCGAGGTTATTGCCTGAAGCAGCCGTTGTATCTGTTGGCCGGAGTTATGAAACGTATGTCATAATATTGAAACTTAAAGCTCCATCGGCGTTGACAAGGACAGCCCGAAGAGCACCTATTGATCTTGTGATGGTGCTTGATGTTAGTGGGAAAATGAAAGCTCAGAATATCCAAATGATGAAACGTGCCATGAGGTTAGTAATATCATCGCTATCCACATCCGATCGGCTTTCAATTGTTGCCTTCTCCACAACCTCCAAACGGCTTTTACCATTACGGAGAATGACAACAAGCGGAAAACGATCGGCACGTCGCATTGTAGATGCTATTGTCGCTCTAGATGGAACAGGAACCAGTGCAAGCGACGCTCTCAAAAAGGCTGCGAAAGTTTTAGAAGATCGAAGAGAGCGTAACCCCGTCGCTAGCATCATGCTCTTATCAGACTGTCCAAATGATCGTCTCACCACCACCATCTCCACCAATCAACGGTATCAATCTACCATCGTTTCCACCTGCACGCGCCTCAACAACTCGGAGATTCCGGTACATTCAATCGGACTGAACCAATCGAACGATGATGTATTCAAAAAATTCATCGGAGGCATAATAAATGTCGTCGTTCAGGATCTTCGAGTTCAAGTGGGATTCGTTTCCGGTTCGGCGCCGGCGGAAGTAGCGGCGGTTTATTCATACACAAACCGGCCCGCTGCTCTAGGTTCCGGTTCTCTCCGACTCGGCGATTTCTACGCCGAGGAAGAAAGGGAATTGTTGGTGGAACTAAAAGTTCCCACGTCAGCAATTGGGACCCACCATGTATTGTCCGTTCGATGCTCTTACAAAGACCCATCAACTCAAGAGCTCGTATACTGTAAAGAACAAGCTCTTTTGGTCCCACGTCCCCACGCCGTTCGATCATCTACCCCTAATATCCAACGGCTCAGAGATCTTTTCATTTCCACTCGAGCCATGGCTGAGTCTAAGCGATTGATTGAACGAAACGACTTAACCGGCGCGCACCACATGTTATCCTCTGCTCGTGCTTTGTTAGTTCAATCGAATTCCAGCTCAGCTGGTGAATTCGTTCACGGCTTAGAAACCGAGCTGTCTGAGCTTCATTACAGAAGGCAAAATCAAGCTCAGTCTCAGTCTCAGCAGCCACATCGACGAAGAATAAATGTACATCAAAGAGAAGATGATAAAGCTGAGCCGCTTACACCTACATCGGCTTGGAGAGCCGCTGAACGGCTAGCTAAAGTGGCTATCATGAGAAAATCGTTGAATAGAGTCAGTGATTTACACGGCTTCGAAGATGCAagattttag
- the LOC101249974 gene encoding protein RMD5 homolog produces the protein MELSTIKDAFDRVTKKQKVASSKSQEVIEQIGHEIEQALLRIQSANDTASLSEHKVILSELKAKLKEVAPLSQMEGTQKELNVALSKYPKLLEKSLNPDISKAYRNVGSDIHTVNQIIASHFYREGHFDLGDCFVNEARESEAAGQKTPFLQMYQILEAMRCRNLEPALSWATTNSEKLKLTGSDIEMKLHRQQFVEILQNRGRDGALNYARTFFPPFATKYLAEIQRLMACLLWAEKLESSPYSDLLSPLHWDKLAEELARQFCNLMGQSYESPLSVTIAAGVQGLPTLLKLMNVMTGKKQEWQSMKQLPVPVDLDREFQFHSIFVCPVSRDQASEENPPMLMSCGHVLCKQSITKLSKNNNTRPFKCPYCPTEVEVGQCRQLFF, from the coding sequence ATGGAGCTGAGTACCATTAAAGATGCCTTTGATCGTGTCACAAAGAAGCAAAAGGTTGCATCATCAAAGTCTCAAGAAGTGATAGAGCAGATCGGTCATGAAATAGAGCAAGCACTGTTGAGAATACAGTCAGCTAATGATACTGCTTCTTTGAGTGAACACAAAGTGATTCTTAGTGAACTTAAAGCCAAGTTGAAGGAAGTTGCTCCACTCAGTCAGATGGAAGGAACACAAAAAGAACTAAATGTTGCACTAAGCAAGTACCCAAAGCTCCTTGAGAAGTCACTCAATCCTGATATATCAAAGGCTTACAGGAATGTTGGTTCTGATATCCATACTGTTAACCAGATAATTGCCAGCCATTTCTACCGGGAAGGCCACTTTGATCTTGGTGATTGTTTCGTGAATGAGGCCAGAGAATCTGAAGCTGCAGGCCAAAAAACTCCTTTTCTGCAAATGTATCAAATACTTGAAGCCATGAGGTGTAGGAACCTGGAGCCAGCTCTGAGTTGGGCCACCACGAATAGTGAGAAACTTAAGCTGACTGGATCTGATATTGAAATGAAGTTACACAGGCAGCAGTTTGTAGAAATTCTGCAAAACAGAGGTAGAGATGGAGCTTTGAATTATGCTAGAACTTTCTTTCCACCTTTTGCCACCAAATATTTGGCAGAGATCCAGAGGCTCATGGCCTGTCTATTGTGGGCTGAGAAACTGGAGTCCTCACCTTACTCAGATTTACTATCACCTCTCCACTGGGATAAATTGGCTGAAGAGCTTGCTCGGCAGTTCTGCAATCTTATGGGTCAATCCTATGAGAGTCCGTTGAGTGTGACCATTGCGGCAGGCGTCCAGGGATTGCCAACCCTTCTGAAACTGATGAATGTGATGACTGGGAAAAAACAGGAATGGCAATCCATGAAACAGTTACCCGTGCCGGTGGACTTGGACAGAGAATTTCAGTTCCACTCTATCTTTGTCTGTCCAGTGAGTCGGGATCAGGCATCTGAGGAGAACCCCCCTATGCTGATGTCTTGTGGGCATGTTCTATGCAAGCAATCTATTACCAAACTGTCAAAGAATAACAACACACGGCCTTTCAAGTGTCCTTACTGCCCCACGGAGGTTGAGGTCGGTCAGTGTAGACAATTGTTCTTCTAA